From the genome of Toxoplasma gondii ME49 chromosome XII, whole genome shotgun sequence:
CCGCACTTAATGAATGCAATTTTCTCTGTGAAACTGGAAAACCATCTTTCAGTCCACCCCTAGTTTTTCGCCTCTACAAATCCCAAACGCGAACGTCAGCGGATCTGCGGAGGAATTCGACGCTGTAGCTTGGTACTAAACCATGAACGCGACCCCGACCGAAATTCCTTCAGCTCTCCACAATGCGCTTCTCATAAACTGCAGCAAACAAAAATAGAAATGCACACATTACTGTGGAACTGACAGTCCATTCTAATGAGATGTGAAATATGTTCTTACCACGAGCAAAAAAATACCAACGCAGGCGGTAGCGGTCCGTGCAGCCGTTTATTTCACACAAAGGAAAGCTGGCTCCAAGCACACTGATGGACGGAAATAAGTCCACAGTACTTTGCATCTCAATCGAACCTGTCAATTTCCCCACGGTTCCTCCTCCATTAACTACGGGCCGGCTACGTGTGTCGTCAGTTCGATGCTTCCCACCGAATCTCACAGCCGACACCTGCAATGCTCCGAGACATACAGCCTGCGATTGCCAACGTTTACAGCGAACCAACACTTCAGACTTCTCGCGACATGGTGGAATTCCAGATTCTGTTGTGACCTACTGTTGTACGCAAGCAGTTTGTCAATAAGATCTGCGTGCGTTAGAAGCATACGACGGCAGCAATAGCGATCCAAGCCAAGAATGTCCAGGGCCTCTCTGCACAGAAGACAGCACAGCTTGCTTTCTACGTTGGTACCAATAACATACATCGTATTGTTTGCCGTCCAGAGAAAATGGATCTTTCTTGACAGCTATGAATATATTGAGGCGCACTGTGAAGACAACGTCGACTGGGTTGTGTACACGTAaaagccacagaagaaaatTGATATCGGCTGTGGACTCTGAACATGCCACAATCTGTACGAATGAAGTAAAACAAACATTCTTAACACGGTAACTGAACATCCTCGAAGGGCAGGACTCCGAATCGACAAAAACGCTGTCTGTTCGGTCAATTCAGAGGATACAGCCGGAAGATGTTGAGTGAGAACCAATTGCACACCAATACAACGAAGATGTTGATGGCACTCTGGTCCTTTTTGATAGGCTTCCATGCACAGATACCCGGATACAGTCCAAAGTCTTCTCGAAAGGGGTTTCCCGGATCAAAGAGACGCATGCCTCAGCTCAGGTTTCGCAAAACTCGGTCCGGTGAAGTCGGGAACGTGTCTTGTCAACCGCAACACGCGTGGAGGGTTAGGCGTTTGATTTTTTCGCAGACTCACCCCTCGGGTCTGTCTTCGTCTATCATGTCGATCCACTTTTCCCACAGGTGCGCGATCACCTTTCCGCAGGTGAAGCACCGAATTGGGATGATCATTCTGGTTAGACAAGAGAGGCTGACGTACAGCTGACGCCTCCAGAAGTGACTCTCAGTGAATGAATCACTATTCTCAGTGGATGGATCACTGTAGTCCTGTGACAAGTAGAATTTTCATCCGGAAAACACAAGTgcaagacaagaaaaagttCAGCTGTCGAAAAGATCGAAGTGCCAGCTCTGCTGCATTTTCCGCGACAGCGTGGTGGACGACCGACTGCGGCATTCAAATATTTCACACCGAGGATCGAGAGCGAATAACGCTACACTTATTGTGGCCCTTACTGTTCCTGTGTTCCTGGGGCTTTGTGAGGCCGCCACAACTCGGCAAAACGGAAGTTGAGATATGGTAAGGTGACTCGTAAAAACTTCTCTCACGCCCACGAGTGCCGTTGACTGTTAATGTCTCCGGAACAAGGCGTGTTTCCAGGGGATAATCGAGACTCGAGCCTGTCATAATAGCCACATTCGCGTGACTAATtggatctgcatgcgcgatttcaaatgaaaaaaacgagTCTGAGAAACGCGTACCTGTGGACTTGTCGGCgaaatgaagaagccgcATCAGCAACCTTGACTCAGAAACTCGTCGTTCTGCTACGAGCACTCGCATAATTATAACAGCTATGCAAGCAGATACTCCTCTTGATGAGAGGCGTGCCACAGCCAATCTACCTTCTTCGCGGTTCTCACGAAAGCCTACGTGGCCGCCTTTTCTCCGCATGCCTCGTGTACGCATGCATGGAGACGCATCAAATGGTATCTCGCACTCGTGCAAAGCCACTGTTGCCTGTGGTTTTTtgagttgcatgcagaggcgggGGTTTGTGCTGTTTGGCGGGGTTGGGTATTTGCCCCTTCGTTTGATAAGCCGACAAGCGGCCCATGCGGCCTGTCCTCTGTTCGCGGAAGGGCAAACCACCTTATCGGTTTGTATGCCCATTTTGTGGGCAGCGGTTCGAATACGCGCAGACCCAGGTGTGGCAACCCAGGGCTTCCACCTTTTCCGCTCCtcccctctttttttctgtgcctAGTTCTTTAAATTCATGCCCCTCTAGTCGTGTGCTGACTTCGTTCTTTGTCAAGAAAATGGAGATCGATTTGCTGCACCCCGATCCCAAGGTCGAGGCCTCTAAGCACAAGCTGAAGAGGCTGATTCCGAACCCTAACTCCTTCTTCATGGATGTCAAATGCCCTGGCTGCCTGCAAATCACGACCGTCTTCTCACACGCTCAGACCGTTGTCCTCTGCGGCAGGTAAGAGGTCAATTTGACGGATTTTCGCGAAAAAATGGATCTTTGTTCCTCCACGTCGCGGACAAGGCCTGAGACAGTGGGCTCCTCGCAAAACTGCTTCGCGCTCCCCACTCTGGCCCCGCTCCTGCCAGGTTTTTGTTTGTGGGGGTCGCTTATTCGTGAAGAAATTCGCTCCGAGGTGTAAAATCCCTAGACAGAAATCCAttttcgccgttctctgtgtctcgggCTTCTTCTGTGTGATCATGTCCACTGTCTGCACGCATCCGCTGGCGTCGTCGTTGGAGGGCACTCTAGCGAACAGTGACGGAAATTGTCACTGTGTGAATTCGGCTATTCTGCTGAGAGAGTTTCGACAAATGCTTTTCGAAATCGACAAAAACGTTTGGAGACCTGGAGACATGCCCATGCTGCAGACTGGAGCGTGGGAAAAGCCAACATTTTTTCCTCCATGGAAAATCCCCATCGCTGGCAGGGAGGAGTCTTTGGCGTAAACGGGGATGAGTTGACTGTACTACGAttcggagagagacggtgTACAAGACATTTGTGTTCGTTCCAACATGGATCCGAAGCCTATCGGCTCTTCCCGTTCCTCTATTGGGTCTGACGTCGGCCGGAATTGATGAACGGATTACCAGATCTTGCCCTGAAAAACTTGTCCTTTTGAAGTTGTTGCACGAGGAGTGCGAATTTAATTGGCTAAAATACGTGCTATTCTGCGCATATACTCCGGCAGCTGCCGTGGTGCAAGTCTAATGCTGCATCGTGATAATGTCAGTGGGCCGACATCGATGTTGCTCACTTCTTCATGTTGATATGCTTACCTGCTTGGTTGTGTCGTTTCAAAATGGCGCACACAACGCCATGACGTTGTTTAGCGTTTTCGGTGCACCTTTCACAGTGAGTCAGTCAGACTAAATAATTGACGGGCCTACAGTGCCTAGTTGAACAGGAGGCACTGACG
Proteins encoded in this window:
- the POLR2L gene encoding DNA-directed RNA polymerase II RPB10 (encoded by transcript TGME49_217560~Gene product name based on ToxoDB Community Expert Annotation.); this encodes MIIPIRCFTCGKVIAHLWEKWIDMIDEDRPEGEALDILGLDRYCCRRMLLTHADLIDKLLAYNIYEKRIVES
- the RPS27 gene encoding ribosomal protein RPS27 (encoded by transcript TGME49_217570) translates to MRPVLCSRKGKPPYRFVCPFCGQRFEYAQTQVWQPRASTFSAPPLFFSVPSSLNSCPSSRVLTSFFVKKMEIDLLHPDPKVEASKHKLKRLIPNPNSFFMDVKCPGCLQITTVFSHAQTVVLCGSCNIMLCQPTGGKCKLTEGCSFRKKVE